The Helicobacter pylori genome includes a window with the following:
- the gltS gene encoding sodium/glutamate symporter, with amino-acid sequence MQEIKLDIYATLVCMVLVLLLGRYVISKVKFLRDYDIPEPVVGGVLVAFFIMLARQFYNFGLQFDSSLKDPLMLTFFITIGLSADFKSLQKGGRMLAVFLLAVAGFVVCQNVVGISIASLLGVNPLMGLLGGSIALVGGHGTSAAWANFFTQPPYNFSSSLEVGMVCATFGLVSGGIIGGPVAKYLISKYKLEPKDTKEKDTLEGVVSKGFETPKEQRLITASSFVETLALIAIALLVGTFLSHLMPKSFTLPTFVWCLFVGVILRNALSFFKIHSVFDREVSVIGNVSLSLFLAYALMSVNLLELLKLAVPLAVILSVQVAVMILYVVLVTFRVCGKDYDAAVLCAGHCGFGLGATPTAMVNMQTITNHYGPSHVAFIVVPLVGAFFVDIINALAIKGFLLLPFFPS; translated from the coding sequence TTGCAAGAAATTAAGTTGGATATTTATGCCACTTTGGTGTGCATGGTTTTAGTGCTGCTTTTGGGGCGTTATGTGATTTCTAAAGTCAAGTTTTTACGAGATTATGATATTCCAGAGCCTGTTGTGGGCGGGGTTTTAGTCGCTTTTTTTATCATGTTAGCGCGTCAGTTTTACAATTTTGGCTTGCAATTTGATTCTTCTTTAAAAGATCCTTTAATGCTGACTTTTTTTATCACCATTGGTTTGAGTGCGGATTTCAAATCTTTACAAAAAGGCGGGAGAATGCTTGCGGTCTTTTTGCTGGCTGTGGCGGGGTTTGTGGTGTGTCAAAATGTCGTGGGGATTTCTATCGCTAGCCTTTTAGGGGTCAATCCTTTAATGGGGCTTTTAGGGGGGTCTATCGCTTTAGTGGGAGGGCATGGCACTAGCGCGGCATGGGCTAATTTTTTCACCCAACCACCTTATAATTTTAGCTCCAGCTTAGAAGTGGGCATGGTGTGCGCGACTTTTGGCTTGGTGAGTGGGGGGATTATTGGAGGGCCTGTCGCTAAATATTTGATCTCAAAATACAAACTAGAACCTAAAGACACTAAAGAAAAAGACACTTTAGAGGGCGTGGTGTCTAAAGGCTTTGAAACCCCTAAAGAGCAGCGCCTAATCACTGCATCCAGTTTTGTAGAAACTTTAGCTTTAATTGCGATCGCTTTATTGGTGGGGACTTTTTTATCGCATTTGATGCCTAAAAGCTTCACCTTGCCGACTTTTGTGTGGTGCTTGTTTGTAGGGGTTATTTTAAGAAACGCTCTGTCGTTTTTTAAAATCCATAGCGTGTTTGACAGAGAGGTTTCAGTCATAGGGAATGTGAGTTTGAGTCTGTTTTTAGCCTACGCTTTAATGAGCGTGAATTTATTGGAATTGTTAAAACTCGCTGTGCCTCTAGCGGTTATTTTGAGCGTTCAAGTAGCGGTTATGATCCTTTATGTGGTGCTTGTAACCTTTAGGGTATGCGGGAAGGATTACGATGCGGCGGTGTTGTGCGCGGGGCATTGCGGTTTTGGGCTTGGAGCGACCCCAACGGCTATGGTGAATATGCAAACCATCACCA
- a CDS encoding saccharopine dehydrogenase family protein, producing MHTVLQIGAGGVGSVVAHKMGMNRDVFKNIILASRSLDKCYAIKESMLKKGLGEIGVEQVDADDTQALVALIQKYKPKVVVNVALPYQDLTIMQACLETKTHYIDTANYEHPDLAKFEYKEQWAFDKAYKEARILGVLGAGFDPGVTNAYVAHAQKHHFDTIHTLDILDCNAGDHKRPFATNFNPEINLREVSSKGRYYENGKWIETKPLEIKQVWAYPQIGEMDSYLLYHEELESLVKNIKGLRRARFFMTFSQDYLTHMKCLENVGMLGIKEIEHQGVKIVPIQFLKTLLPDPATLAKDTTGKTNIGCYMTGIKNNQDKTLYIYNVCDHKKCYEEVGSQAISYTTGVPAMCAAKMICNDTWSADHFRAGVFNIEELNTDPFMEELVRQDLPYEVIER from the coding sequence TTGCATACAGTATTACAAATTGGAGCTGGTGGCGTAGGCAGTGTGGTAGCACACAAAATGGGCATGAACAGAGATGTGTTTAAAAATATCATTTTAGCGAGCAGAAGCTTAGACAAGTGCTATGCGATTAAAGAAAGCATGCTTAAAAAGGGTTTGGGGGAAATTGGCGTTGAGCAAGTGGATGCAGATGATACGCAAGCCTTAGTCGCTTTAATCCAAAAATACAAGCCTAAAGTCGTTGTTAATGTGGCTTTACCCTATCAGGATTTAACGATCATGCAAGCATGTTTAGAAACCAAAACGCATTACATTGATACCGCCAATTACGAACACCCGGATTTAGCGAAGTTTGAATACAAAGAGCAGTGGGCGTTTGATAAGGCCTATAAAGAAGCAAGGATTTTAGGGGTTTTAGGGGCTGGGTTTGATCCGGGCGTGACAAACGCTTATGTCGCTCACGCTCAAAAACACCATTTTGACACTATCCACACTTTAGATATTTTAGATTGCAACGCTGGGGATCACAAACGCCCTTTTGCGACAAATTTTAACCCTGAAATCAATTTGAGGGAAGTCAGCTCTAAAGGGCGTTATTATGAAAATGGCAAATGGATTGAAACAAAGCCTTTAGAAATCAAGCAAGTGTGGGCTTACCCGCAGATTGGCGAAATGGATTCGTATCTTTTATACCATGAGGAATTGGAATCGTTAGTCAAAAACATTAAAGGCTTAAGGAGGGCGAGGTTTTTTATGACTTTCTCTCAAGATTATTTAACCCACATGAAATGCTTAGAAAATGTCGGCATGCTAGGCATTAAAGAAATAGAGCATCAAGGCGTAAAAATCGTGCCGATACAATTTTTAAAAACCTTGCTTCCTGATCCAGCGACTCTGGCTAAAGACACCACCGGTAAAACCAACATCGGGTGCTATATGACCGGCATTAAAAACAACCAAGACAAAACGCTCTACATTTACAACGTGTGCGATCACAAGAAGTGCTATGAAGAAGTGGGTTCGCAAGCCATAAGCTACACCACCGGCGTGCCAGCGATGTGCGCGGCTAAAATGATTTGCAACGACACTTGGAGTGCGGATCATTTTAGAGCCGGGGTGTTTAACATAGAAGAATTAAACACCGATCCCTTTATGGAAGAATTGGTTAGGCAAGACTTGCCTTATGAAGTGATTGAGCGCTAG